In Chryseobacterium sp. C-71, the genomic window GATCAATCAGATGGTTGAGGTTATCCATTCCCATTCCTTCGATTTTAGCAGCGTCTAATCCGCCTTTCAATGCTCCACATTTAGTGTGTCCTAAAACTACTACTAGTTTAGAACCGGCAACATTACAGCCAAATTCCATTGAACCTAAAATATCCTGATTTACAAAATTACCTGCAATTCTGATGCTGAAAACATCGCCAAGCCCTTGGTCAAAAATCAGTTCCGCAGAAGTACGGCTGTCGATACAGCTTAAAACTACCGCAAACGGCCACTGACCTTCACGTGTAGCGTTTACTTGTTCTAAAAGATCTCTGTTTGCTTTAAGGTTTCCCACAAATCTCTGATTTCCTTCCTTTAAAAATTCTAATGCTTTTTCAGGGGTAATAGTCGATTGTGTTTCAGATGTATGTGCTTTCATATAACTATATATTTTTTTGAATTATATTTAAATTTAAAATTGATTTGTCTATTTATTTTTTACATTGCTCTCTTGTGAGTAATGACAATGTGAGAATCTTCATCAGTCTCATAATCTTTGTATGAAGTTTTGAAACCCATCAATTCTACAGTAATATCTTCTTCTTTTGCTCTGATATTGGCAAAATCCTGAATCATTTCCAAAACATCGGTTGCAATATACGAAGTCGTTGTTGCATCAATGATTACGGTAGAATTTGGTTTAATATTTTTCAACGTTTTTTTAATCGCAGCCTTGTTTAAGAAAGAAACTTCCTCTGCCAATTTGATTGTGATTCCGTCTGCGTCATTTAGTTTTTCTCTGCTTAGATAATAGGCACGCTTCATATTTCCCTGAAGGATATAGAAAACTGATATTGCCAAACCAATTCCTACACCTTTTAAAAGATCAGTTGCCACAATCGCAACCACAGTTGCCACAAAGGGAATAAACTGGAATTTTCCAAGATCCCAAAAATGCTTAAATGTCGCCGGTTTTGCCAATTTATATCCTACTAAAAGTAATACCGCAGCCAGTGTCGCCAATGGAATTAAATTTAATAAAAACGGAATTGTAAGTACGCAGACTAATAATAAAAAGCCATGAATCATTGCTGAAGCCTTAGAAGTTGCACCCGCATTAGCATTTGCAGAACTTCTTACAACAACTGATGTCATTGGAAGTCCTCCAATTAATGAACTTACTAAGTTTCCTATTCCCTGAGCTTTCAGTTCGAGATTAGTATCTGTTGTTCTTCTCTGAACATCTAGTCGGTCTGATGCTTCTATACAAAGCAGTGTTTCAATAGAAGCTACAATGGCAATCGTTGCACCGGCAATCCATACCTTTAAATTTGTAAATCCGTTGAAGTCTGGCATTATGATAAGGTTTTTAAAATCAGCAAGACTTTGAGGTACCGGAAGCGAAACTAAGTGATTGGTCGTAATTGCTAAAGAACTTCCTGTCAATTTGAACACCTCGTTTAGCAAAATACCAACTACCACAGCAACTAATGCACCTGGAAGCATTTTCATCCTTTTTAAAAAAGGAATTTTATCCCAAGCTAAAAGAATCCCGATGGATACTAACGTCACAATGATAGCACCCGGATGAATGGCTCCGAGTAATTCATCAAAATAACCGAAATTCAATCCTTTATCAAAGATAGATTCATGCCCTTCGTAGTCTTTATCAAATCCCAAGGCATGCGGAATTTGTTTTAAAATAATAATGATACCGATTGCAGCAAGCATTCCCTCGATAACATTATTAGGGAAATAATTGGAAATACTACCCGCTCGTATAAATCCTAAAACCAGCTGAATAAGTCCTGCAATAATACCTGCACACAGGAAAAGTTCAAAGGCGCCAAGATCTGTAATTGCTGTTAAAACTATAGCTGTAAGCCCTGCAGCAGGGCCGGAAACAGATATATTTGAATTACTGATGGCTCCGATAACCAGACCGCCTACAATACCGGCAATTACTCCGGACAAGGGTGGTGCGCCGGATGCTAAGGCAATTCCTAAACATAAGGGAAGAGCAACTAAGAAGACTACTAGACCCGAAGGAAAGTTCTCTTGGATTTCTCCAAAGAAAGATTTTGATTTTTTCATGACAATTGAAAAATACGTTGATGTAAATTAATAAGATAATTAACGTCAATCTGGAATGATGGATATTAATGTAATGTAGAGATATTCAAGATCGATGACGATTTGAATAATAAAATGGAGAATTACTAAGCTTCCGGAGGAGGAGAAAATATGCTCAGTAAAGGAGATAGATGAAAGTCATCATCTATCAAAGTGAAGGATTTTCCTTCAATATTAAGTTCAAAAAACTTAAGATAATCGTAAACATCTAAAGTTTTTGGAAGTGTTTTTTCGTAAACAGAAAACAGAGATGAGTAATGAGAATGAGTTTCTTCTTCGTTCACTATTACATTGGTTGTCATGATATCCCAATCAGCAACCGCAGCAATGCTGGGCAATGCTGTGAAGTTGAGGACGATCATTAATGTAATAATACTCCAGAATTTCATTTACTCTTTTTATTTTTTTGAAAGATTATTTTTTTCGGCTCATCACCCAGTCTGAACTGGTAAGATTGTATATTTTTTGAATGTCTTTTAAGATTTTCTCAAAGTCAATTTCCAGATCAATAATTTTTCCCGTTCTAAGGTCAAATACCCAGCCATGTACTACTGGAAACTCATCAATGATATATCTTTCCTGCACGCAAGCCATTTTGATAACGTTGATGCATTGCTCCTGAACGTTTAGTTCTACCAATCTGTCATAGCGTTTTCCTTCATCATCTATAGAATCCAGCTCAGCTTGGTGTAATCTGTAAACATCACGAATATTTCTCAACCAGGGATTTAATAATCCTAAATCCTGAGGCGTCATCGCAGCTTTTACGCCACCGCAATTGTAGTGCCCGCATACGATAATGTGTTTTACCTTTAAATGTTCTACCGCATATTGAATAACAGCTGTGGAACTCATATCTAAAGTATTGACAACATTGGCGATGTTTCTCGTTACAAAAACTTCACCCGGCTCTGTGCCCATCAATTCTTCTGCAGTTACCCTGCTGTCTGAACATCCGATGTATAAATAATCAGGATTCTGAGTTTTAGCTAAATTTTCAAAGAACGATGGGTTTTTTGAGATTTTAGACTCTACCCATTTTCTGTTGTTTTCAAAAATAACTTTGTACGATTGTGACATAAATAAGATTTAATTGATAGTTATTTATTTCGTTTAAATTATTTCCAAATTCAATAGACTAAATCAATAATTATACAAAAATATAATTTTTGATGAATTTACAATCAATTTTAACACAATTTAATATAGATTAAATTATAATAAAATGATTATTCAACCCTATTGTTGATATATCCTTCAGTAGCGTCACTTTTAGGATATATTTTTGCCTTATTCCCAGCAACGATGGAGTTATCTGGTACATCGGTGTTAACATAAGAATTGGGTGCAATCAAAACATTGTTTCCAATGGTGATGCTTCCCACAATTACAGCGTTCGGCCCAATCCAGACATCGTTTCCGATAACGGGAAAGCCTTCGTTTTTACCTCTGTTTTGCTGTCCTATGGTTACGCCTTGTGCAATATTGCAGTTTTTACCGATTACGGCTTTTGGATTCACCACCAGACTTCCCCAATGTCCAAGATACAAACCTTCGCCGATCTGTGTTTCAGGGTAGATTTGAAAACCATATTTAATCTGAAAATGTCTCAAAACAATCTTCCAATACAATCCTAAAACAGGAGTTTTGTCAAATTTTTGTGCCTTTCTCAGAAGATAGATGAAGTGAAGATTTGGATTGATGCATTTCATCAAAATCTGAATGGGCGAAAGCCACTCTCCGCTTTCTCGGTAAAAATCTTTTTGTATAATTGAATAATTCTTGGGCATGCAGCAAATTTAAGGATTCTCTTTTGTTTTTATTTAAAGCCGATTTCAATTTTATGTAAAATTAACTTCCTTGTTTAGTACATATACTTATTTCTTTTAGATACGGATTTGTAAATAATGACAATATGAAAACCAATAGCAAAATGCCAACAACGAAATTAAAGCTCATCTAAAACCGAAACGATTCTCGCAACAGAATGATCAAGATTGAAGGGCATCGTATAATTCTGAAGTTTTTCGGTAAATTCTGAGAAAGATTCGGGCTCGGTCAATGCTTTTTTCATTCCCTGATAAATTCCCTCTTCTGAGTTTTCTACAATTAAGCCCAATTCACCGTTATTCAGCATTTCGTTTACTCCCGAAACTTCTGTTGCGATAATTTTCTTATTTAAAGTGATGGCTTCAAACAAAACCGTCGGAAAACCTTCATACCTCGAACTTAAAATATAAAAATCAGAATGTTTAAAATAAGGATAAGGATTGTCTGTGAAACCCAGCATCGTTGCGGTTTCATCAACTCCCAATTCGGTTTTTAAATTTTTGATGTTTTCAAAATCATAGCCGTCGCCAACAATTAAAACTTTGTGTTTTAAGCCTTCGTCCAGAAGTCTTTTATGAACTTTCAACAGTCTGTCAAACCCTTTTTGAGGAAAAACTGTTCCTACGGAAATAAATGTCGGAATATTTTCATCAAATTGATAATTGATAACCGGTTGTTCAGCTTTCGTTAAAATTTCTTTGGTATCTAATGGATTGTAAATCTTGACAATTTTCTGTTTTTCTGCTTCGTTTTTGGCTAAATCATGGAATAATTGCTCGATTTTTTTTGAAATCACCATAATCGAATCAAACCCGAAAAACTTTCTGATTTCCTCATTGGTGTATTCTTTCACCTGCGAAAGGTCATTATGAATCCAAATGATTTTTTTTGAAGAATGGTGGCTTGAGTGAAGAATTTCATCACGCATACCGTGAATTGCTGCAAACTCGATATCGTATTTTTTATCTTTTAAGATTAAGGTATACAAAAGGTCTGGAAATTCTTTCAGAACCCTTTGGAAGATAACCCTCGCCGCTTTCTCAGGAATATCCTGAAGACGGTTGGTGGTAATCATTTCACCTTTGTTTAGGTAGATGACATTAATCCATTTCGGAACTTCGGGTAGGTATTTACCGGAATATAAATTTAGCAATAAATCAATTTCGTACTTGTCTTCCGGAAGATTTTTGAGGAAGGTCACCAGTACTTTTTCAGCTCCGCCATGTCGCAGAGAGCCAATACGAATAAGGATTTTTTTCTTTTCGGTCATTTATTTTTTTATGTGTTTATAGGTGTAGGGAAGATGCTCCCTGATGTAAGCATCTAATTTTGGTCGGAAGGGCTCGAGTTCTCTCGGGTACATTACATTGTTTGCTAAAGCCTTATCGCCATATTCTTCGATTGTACAAATGAATTTTGCCGGAACTCCTGCATACACCGAGTTGTCGGGCATGGAAGAATTTAAGACAGAACCTGCTCCCAAAATACAATTGTTTCCCATCTGAGAGCCTGGTAAAAATGTACAGTTGTTGCCCACGAAACAATTGCTTCCGAGTTTTATTCTTCCAAAATTTCTTGCATCTTCATATTTTTCCATGGTTCGGATGACGTACATTGCGCCGTCATGATTGATGAAAGTGCAGCCTGCAGTAATTTTGGTACGGTCACCGATTTCGATGAGGTAGGGTTCTGAACCGAAGGCCGGAGCTTCTATAAAAATGACATCTTTGCCCACCTTCATGCCTCGTGCTTTACATATTTCTATATAAGCGGTGTCATGTATATTTTGCCAGATGGCATGGATTTTTAGTATGATTCTGTAAAATAAATTCATCAATTAATGTTTTAAATTGAAACGGGAATTATTTTTCAACTAATTTAGTGATGATATTTTCAACGGCATCAAAAATTTTCTGATTATCAAACTGTTTTTCAATATCCGTGAGATTTTCTTTAATTTTCGAAACAAATTCAGGTTCAGAAATAAATTTCTTCATCGCATCGTACATTTCGCTGGTTTCGTAATTGATGAGGTAGCCTGTTTTTTCATGACTGATCATTTCCGGAATTCCACCTACATTGGTTGAGATAATCGGTTTCTGAAGAATCAAAGAATCAGCAATGATCAGCGGCCAGCTTTCAGACTCAGAAGGGAGAATGAAGAAATCTGCATTTTTCACGTAAGGATAAGGATTCAGCAATGATCCTAAAAACTCAAAACTTTGAGTTACACCTAAACTTTCTGCCTGTTTTTTTAAATTTTCCTTCTCATCACCATCACCGATGACGGTAATGTGATGATCAAAGCCGTCTTTCAGCAATTGAGCATGTGCTTCCATCAATTTGTGAAAACCTTTGCGACTATGAAGTCTTGCTACAGAAACGAATATTGGCTTGTCTGGAAATTCAGGTTGAAAAGCTGTAGCCTTAGTTTTTAATTCTTCAATCGGAATTGCATTTAAAATAACCTGATTTTCAGGAATGTTTAAATTGGGATATGTTTCAATTAAAATATCTTTAGTCTGCTGAGATCCAAAAATGAAATAATCAAACTGTGGAATCTGCTTTAAAATGGCAGGAACCAACGGCTGTAATTTCGGAAGTGTGATGTCTGAATGAAACCAGCCTATTTTTTTTGAATTTTTATTAGTGGAATTTAAAACCGATGAAAATGCAGCATAAGTAGGCGCTATCTCAACTTCAAAATTTTCATTGAGTAATTTTCCGGCAATTTTGGGGTTCTTCTGAGCTTTTTGAAGTTTCAGTTTTCTTTTAGCCAGCTGTAATTTTTGAATGACAGAATTTTTAGAAAAATCTTCTTTTCCGTTTGCGATAAAAACTTTTCTTACATGTTTCGGGAATTCATCTCTAAGCTCGCCCTGATTGATATTTAAACAGACTGTCATCTCAAATTTTTCTTTATCAAGATGATTGAGCATGCTTAGAATTACTTTTTCAACACCACCCATTTCCATAGAACGGTGTCTGAAAAGAACTTTTATTTTATCTTTTTTCATCATTAGCTAAATAATTGTTGAACTAATATTCTCAACTTTTTTTGAATTCTGTACGGGATAGAATTTTGATATTCAAGCAGATCGTAAATCTGTTTGGGATCATTGAATTGGGAAGGAACTGTTTTTCCGTTAATTATTTTTAAATTTCTCCTTTGCATTGCAGTAAAAATGACTTTAGAAAAATATTCCCGTGACTTGGGTCTGTTGTCGTTCTGTGAAATGCCTCCGGGATGTGTTCTGTACAAATAATTGGCTTCGTCAATGAATTTCACTTTTCCCTTTTCGTACATTTTTAAGTATAAATCCTGATCTTCGGCAATCTTCATTTCGGTATTTATCTTATCTGTCGTTTCATAAATGTCTTTTCTGAAACACACAAAATGGACAATATGAACCGGGCAGTTGAAAAAATAAGGATCATTATTGGGAACCGGCATTGGATTCTTTGGAATGTCAATCTGCTTAAGATTTTCATCACATCTTACATATTTGGAATAGGTGAGTACAACCTCTTTCTGGTTTTTAAAAATTTCGATACTCGACTTTAAGGCATTGGGGGTAATAGCATCATCAGGATCTACGAAACCACAAATTTCTCCTGTCGCCAATTCTATCAGTTTACTTTTGGTAATGCCTACGCCGCTGTTGTTTTCGTTTTTAAAAATTTTAAAACGGTGATCATCCCCAATAATTGACTTGATGACTTCTAAAGAATCGTCTGTAGAAGAATCGTCAAGGATTACAGCCTCCCAATTGTCATTACTTTGAGCAATAATAGAATCGTAGCAGTTCCTGAAAAACTTTCCATTATTGTAGTTGGCAATGAGTATCGAGAACTTCATCAGTGTGAGAGGATTTTGTATTAATAAATTTTCACAAAGATAATTATTCTTAAAAATTATTAATAAGATAAAAATCTTTATTTTTGCAACATTAAAACAAACACTGTGAGCGAAATAACTAGAGTTCTCAAAACTTTTATAGGCTATCTGAAACGTCCGGATCTTTATCCTGAGCTGGGTAGAAAAATTATCAAAAATACTTTTAACAGAAACAGCGCCTTCAAAGGAAAAGAAAAAACTAACCTTTGGGCTTCACAAATTGCGATCACCCAAAAAGATGCTATTAATAAACTGTTTGACGTTGAATTTCAGCCTTTTTCAGAAAAATATCCTCAGGAATTTAAAAAAGCTTTAGACATACAAAATGCCTGTCCGATAAAAATGGGAGGTGCAGGTGCTTTAGAACTTTTATACAGTGCTTGCGAATTCACTCAGGCAAAAACCGTGATAGAAACCGGTGTTGCTTATGGATGGAGTTCTTTTGCTACACTTACATCTCTGCAAAAAAGAAACGGAACTCTGTACAGTTCAGATATGCCGTATTTAGGTCAAAATGGTGACCAATA contains:
- a CDS encoding carbonic anhydrase family protein, giving the protein MKAHTSETQSTITPEKALEFLKEGNQRFVGNLKANRDLLEQVNATREGQWPFAVVLSCIDSRTSAELIFDQGLGDVFSIRIAGNFVNQDILGSMEFGCNVAGSKLVVVLGHTKCGALKGGLDAAKIEGMGMDNLNHLIDHFDPIIKTIINDGEERSSANLELLERLNQHNVKNAIDDIRKQSSTLRRLEEEGKIKIVGANYDVETGVVTWL
- a CDS encoding SulP family inorganic anion transporter, with amino-acid sequence MKKSKSFFGEIQENFPSGLVVFLVALPLCLGIALASGAPPLSGVIAGIVGGLVIGAISNSNISVSGPAAGLTAIVLTAITDLGAFELFLCAGIIAGLIQLVLGFIRAGSISNYFPNNVIEGMLAAIGIIIILKQIPHALGFDKDYEGHESIFDKGLNFGYFDELLGAIHPGAIIVTLVSIGILLAWDKIPFLKRMKMLPGALVAVVVGILLNEVFKLTGSSLAITTNHLVSLPVPQSLADFKNLIIMPDFNGFTNLKVWIAGATIAIVASIETLLCIEASDRLDVQRRTTDTNLELKAQGIGNLVSSLIGGLPMTSVVVRSSANANAGATSKASAMIHGFLLLVCVLTIPFLLNLIPLATLAAVLLLVGYKLAKPATFKHFWDLGKFQFIPFVATVVAIVATDLLKGVGIGLAISVFYILQGNMKRAYYLSREKLNDADGITIKLAEEVSFLNKAAIKKTLKNIKPNSTVIIDATTTSYIATDVLEMIQDFANIRAKEEDITVELMGFKTSYKDYETDEDSHIVITHKRAM
- a CDS encoding carbonic anhydrase produces the protein MSQSYKVIFENNRKWVESKISKNPSFFENLAKTQNPDYLYIGCSDSRVTAEELMGTEPGEVFVTRNIANVVNTLDMSSTAVIQYAVEHLKVKHIIVCGHYNCGGVKAAMTPQDLGLLNPWLRNIRDVYRLHQAELDSIDDEGKRYDRLVELNVQEQCINVIKMACVQERYIIDEFPVVHGWVFDLRTGKIIDLEIDFEKILKDIQKIYNLTSSDWVMSRKK
- a CDS encoding serine O-acetyltransferase; protein product: MPKNYSIIQKDFYRESGEWLSPIQILMKCINPNLHFIYLLRKAQKFDKTPVLGLYWKIVLRHFQIKYGFQIYPETQIGEGLYLGHWGSLVVNPKAVIGKNCNIAQGVTIGQQNRGKNEGFPVIGNDVWIGPNAVIVGSITIGNNVLIAPNSYVNTDVPDNSIVAGNKAKIYPKSDATEGYINNRVE
- a CDS encoding glycosyltransferase: MTEKKKILIRIGSLRHGGAEKVLVTFLKNLPEDKYEIDLLLNLYSGKYLPEVPKWINVIYLNKGEMITTNRLQDIPEKAARVIFQRVLKEFPDLLYTLILKDKKYDIEFAAIHGMRDEILHSSHHSSKKIIWIHNDLSQVKEYTNEEIRKFFGFDSIMVISKKIEQLFHDLAKNEAEKQKIVKIYNPLDTKEILTKAEQPVINYQFDENIPTFISVGTVFPQKGFDRLLKVHKRLLDEGLKHKVLIVGDGYDFENIKNLKTELGVDETATMLGFTDNPYPYFKHSDFYILSSRYEGFPTVLFEAITLNKKIIATEVSGVNEMLNNGELGLIVENSEEGIYQGMKKALTEPESFSEFTEKLQNYTMPFNLDHSVARIVSVLDEL
- a CDS encoding DapH/DapD/GlmU-related protein; this encodes MNLFYRIILKIHAIWQNIHDTAYIEICKARGMKVGKDVIFIEAPAFGSEPYLIEIGDRTKITAGCTFINHDGAMYVIRTMEKYEDARNFGRIKLGSNCFVGNNCTFLPGSQMGNNCILGAGSVLNSSMPDNSVYAGVPAKFICTIEEYGDKALANNVMYPRELEPFRPKLDAYIREHLPYTYKHIKK
- a CDS encoding glycosyltransferase — encoded protein: MMKKDKIKVLFRHRSMEMGGVEKVILSMLNHLDKEKFEMTVCLNINQGELRDEFPKHVRKVFIANGKEDFSKNSVIQKLQLAKRKLKLQKAQKNPKIAGKLLNENFEVEIAPTYAAFSSVLNSTNKNSKKIGWFHSDITLPKLQPLVPAILKQIPQFDYFIFGSQQTKDILIETYPNLNIPENQVILNAIPIEELKTKATAFQPEFPDKPIFVSVARLHSRKGFHKLMEAHAQLLKDGFDHHITVIGDGDEKENLKKQAESLGVTQSFEFLGSLLNPYPYVKNADFFILPSESESWPLIIADSLILQKPIISTNVGGIPEMISHEKTGYLINYETSEMYDAMKKFISEPEFVSKIKENLTDIEKQFDNQKIFDAVENIITKLVEK
- a CDS encoding glycosyltransferase, which codes for MKFSILIANYNNGKFFRNCYDSIIAQSNDNWEAVILDDSSTDDSLEVIKSIIGDDHRFKIFKNENNSGVGITKSKLIELATGEICGFVDPDDAITPNALKSSIEIFKNQKEVVLTYSKYVRCDENLKQIDIPKNPMPVPNNDPYFFNCPVHIVHFVCFRKDIYETTDKINTEMKIAEDQDLYLKMYEKGKVKFIDEANYLYRTHPGGISQNDNRPKSREYFSKVIFTAMQRRNLKIINGKTVPSQFNDPKQIYDLLEYQNSIPYRIQKKLRILVQQLFS
- a CDS encoding O-methyltransferase gives rise to the protein MSEITRVLKTFIGYLKRPDLYPELGRKIIKNTFNRNSAFKGKEKTNLWASQIAITQKDAINKLFDVEFQPFSEKYPQEFKKALDIQNACPIKMGGAGALELLYSACEFTQAKTVIETGVAYGWSSFATLTSLQKRNGTLYSSDMPYLGQNGDQYVGCVVPENLRINWKLFRHADRESLPKILKESGEIDVVHYDSDKSYEGMRWAYDTLYPRLRKGGVFISDDINDNSAFQDFCEQEKIAPTVVEFEGKFVGVFVK